Below is a genomic region from candidate division TA06 bacterium B3_TA06.
TGAAGAGGAATGGAGGAATTTGAGTGAGGCAGAACGTCGTGAACTCGCCGCGGCCACTTGGGAGGAGGCTTTGGGGGACGCGATCTGGAAGTTGGCGATCAAGCGTGAGCGCGTCGCCCTGGGAGAAGCGGAGCTGCGTGAGATCATGATGTTCACACCGCCTCAAGAACTCTTGCAAGATTCATCCTGGTATACTGACGGGGAGTTCAACTACCAGCTTTACTGGCAGATGCTTGCCGATCCCAACCCCACCCCTCAGATACAGCGATTCATCGAGATATACAAGGCGGAACTTGGCCGTGAGGTAATGCGTTCAAAGCTGCGCTCTGACGTAACTAATGGGCTACGGCTCACCCGAAATCAACTCGTAGAAGCACAGCTCAGGGCGGGAACGAAGATGATTCTTGAGGCCTTATTCATCTATGAGCTGCCACAGGTTGATTCAAACGTCACCCAGGCAGAACTACAGGCCTACTACGAGGAAAACATAAAGTACTTCGAGCGCAAGAAGTGGTGGGAGCTACGAACCCTTCTCTTCCCCATATACCCTTCCTCTGAGGACTCAAGCTTCTTGATCGAAAGGATCGAAGATGCAGTGGCGGCTCTTGCGGCCGGGTATGATTTCGACCAGATAGCCCTGGACTTCACGCAGGATTCAAGCAGAAGCGTAACCCGCTCGATTGATCTACTGGACGCGGTGGAATATGAAGCGCTTGGCTTACTTACCGAAGGCGAGGCCTCAGAGCCATACTTCGACAGAGGTGGATGGCATCTTGCAAAGATTGTTAAAAGAACCCCAAATGATATTGCCTACCAGGAGATATACTTCCCACTTGAGTCCAGCGCCGAGACCAGGAAGGCGGTTCGGGCGCGTATAGACGAGTTCAGCAAACGCACCCGTAAGGAGAACCTGGACTCTTTAGCCGCAGAATACGGAGTCTCAGCACGCGTTGGCCCATACGTCCGCGAAAGCAAGGATGTTGTGATGCCAAGATTCCCTTACACTGAAGCCGTCAAGACCTACGCTTTAGGCTCGCATGTAGGCGATATAAGTGAACCATTCCCGGAGGTCAGGGGTGTATACTACGTATTTGCGACCGTAGACATAGCAAAGCAGAAGATTATTCCCCTGGACAGCACCCTGGAATACGTAAGTGGCCGGGTAATTCGTGAAAGGGCCAAGAATGCTCAGCGCGATTACGCAATTCAGCTGCGTCGAAAGATCCAGGCCGGGGCCGATTTCCCCTCGCTTGTTGGTATGCCGCACGTAAGTATAGATACCTTGCATTTTGGATCTTACTTTGAAGCGGAGACCCGATACGGTGCGGAGATGGCCGGTGCCTGTTACGCTATCGACGTAGGCCAGATGAGTGGTCCGGTAAAGTGCGACATCGGCTACGGCTTCTTCCGCTGCTTAGAGCGTGAGTTTGACCCGGCTTCCGAACTCGTGCCGACCGCGATACAAAACGAACAGACGGTTATCCTTAACGCCCTGGCTGAAGAGGTCTTCCCGCGCAGTGACGTGAAGGACTACCGCAGGGCAGACAATTACTACGGAGGAGGATAAAATAGGCTATGGCCCCATCGTCTAATGGTTAGGACATCACTCTTTCAAGGTGAAGATACGGGTTCGATTCCCGTTGGGGCTATTGGTTTCTAGCTAAATAGAGGAGGTCCGTGGTGAAAAGGAATACTTTCCTCATACCTATAATTATTTCCGTGTTTCTTTTATGGGATGGCCATGCTCAAGCCCGGCCCAACCGTTGGGCGCAGAACGGTGCGCTGGATGTCTTCTACGCACCCACAGGCGAGCAGGGGTTGCTCTCCTTTAGCTTCATCCATCTGGCAGGCGGGTATTCAGATCACGTCTATGGTCATGACTACAGCGGAATCGGTTTCGCTCCCCTATCATTCCTCGAGTTCTCCACCGCGGTCTACGCGGACGGTTTCCGCTCAGACGACTACCGTTACCTCATGGGTCCTATCATGCTCTCTCCTGCCCTGAAAACGGGTTATGACTTTTACCTTGGCTCCGAACCGAATGAGAAGAGATTCTTCCTGGCTCCTGGTTTAGTGGCTCTCGGTCGGTTCGCCACCGCAAGCGTCTGGGTCGGCGATTCAACATCAGTCCCTGATCCGCCTCCGGCCCTTGATCTTGTGGGGATACTTGGCGTGGGCTACGATATAGTTGGGTTCTATATCAACGCAGGCTACGGCATGGGGTTTGAGTCAGGCGAGGTTAACACCTCGCTTCCCTGGGGAGCGGCTTTGCAGGTCTCGCCCATCGAGATACTCGATCTCGCTGTGGAGGTAACAAACCGTACCCCGACTGATGACGTACTTTCGTTTGATGCCTTACAAGTGACGCCTATGGTTCGTATGAGTACCGCTGCGGTAACTGCCGCGACCTTTGATCTCGCAGTGCCCATAGGTATAGGTTCATCGCTTTACCCATGGAAGATCGAGCTTGGCATCTCGGCGGGATTCGATCTGATCCAACCTCCAAAGATTCCTCGCGCGCACCTTCTGGGGCGTGTTGTTGATGAAGAAACGACCGATCCACTGGCGGCAAGGCTCATCTTCCCGGAAGCCGAGATAGAACCGGTGATGACCGATTCAGCGACCGGCGATTACTCGGTAGAGCTTACGCTAGGGGTATACCGCATCCGTGCCGAAAGCCCAGGATACAAGTGGAAGGAGAAGGGGGTCGTGCTTCAGGATGGGGACGAAAGGGTGCTGGACTTCTCACTGGCAAAGGAAAGACAACCCCGGGCTCAGCTTTCAGGGACCGTAAAGGATACCAAAAGCGGCGAGGCGCTCGAAGGGGTGCTCGTATCATTCGGCAGGACCGATATACCCGAGGTTACTACCGACGCCCTGGGGATCTTCAAGGCTGCGGTTCCACAGGGAGACTACCTTGTTACCTTCTCCAGGGAAGGCTACGCACAGGAAAAGCGTTCGGTCTCCTTGAAGGATGGCGAGGTTAGAGAACTAAATGTGAGCCTTTCACCGTCCGAACCTGCCCGGATGCCTGAGTTCGAAAACGTGCTCTTCAATCCGGGCAGTGCGGTCATCATGCCTGAAAGCTACGCGGTGCTGGAAGAGGTGACCCGCTTCCTTGAAACCTACCCTACGGTTCACATCCAGATAGGGGGACATACCGACAGCGTGGGCGAGGAGGAGGTAAACATGCGGCTCTCCCAGCAGCGTGCCGATGCGGTCAAGGGCTGGCTTGTTGCCAGCGGGATAGATGCCTCGCGCCTCATGGCACGCGGATACGGTGAAACAAGGCCTATCGGTGACAACCGCACCCGAAGCGGTCAGAGGGCAAACCGCCGCATAGAGTTCGTTATCCTTTCAGAGTAGAAGCTCTTCGATCTCTTTAAGCTTCTTTTCAGGAACCCCCCTTTGCCTGGCCACATCAAGCAGCCTGCGGGAAAGCAAGCGATAGAGCCTCTTTTGGGCAGGCAATTTCTCAAGGCCGTTCAAGTTCTTAATGATAGTGTCCTTATCACCCCGAACAAGAGGGCCGGAGAGTGCATCCTCCAGGGAACCACTCTCAGCAGCGTTGCAGACTGTTTCTAAAGCAAGACGAGTTATTGAACCCCTTCTCTCCTCCTCGCTCAATCCCAAGGATAAGCCTATGTCATCAGAGTACTTGAGCAATCCCACAACCAGGTTTGATGCAAAAATGCACATCGCGTGGTAGAGGGGTTTTTCTTTTTGAGAGATGATAAACGTTCTTGCACCTGTTCGTTCGAGCACAGGTCGGAAGAAAGCCATCGCTTGCTTGCTTCCCTCAAGGGCGAAGTAGACATCCTTGAATACGTCTTTTGCCAACTGAGGGTACGGGAAGGTCTGGGCAGGATGCGCTGAGAGGCGAAGAGGGACTTCAAAGACTTCACTCGTAAGGGCCCCGGAGAAGTGCACCAAAAGGCTCTTTGGATTGATGAAATCCCTCAACTCTTCATACAGCGATGCTATCCTGTCGTCAGGCACGGCAAAGAGAAGGGCAGTCGCCTCGCTTGCCAAGGAAGGTGCAGGAAACACCGGACACCTTAAGAGATCGGCACCCCTGCGCGCGGCCACAGGATCGGTATCTGATACCCCAACAAAGGTCTCGCCAGCGTTATATAAAGCCGCCGCCATGCTGAGCCCGATGTTGCCCGCACCATACAGACCAAACCTGAACTCCATACTAAGAAGTTACGCGCAAGAGCAGATATGTCAAGTGCAAAACCGGCAATACCCCCGTCTTTCCCCTACGGTGGTTGCGAACTTTCGCCTTGAAGAAGAGGATGAGATAAGGGGTGAGTAGTTCTCTTCGGCACGATAGACTTCTATAATGGTGAAGGTCAACATCCAGCGTAGCTACTACGAGAGCTAGCACCTCTGGTGTCCTGGCAAACATCTTTTGGCGTAGGAACACAGGGTTTTCTTACAGACCGAGTGTGTTGACCCACACTCAAGCATACGCTATAATGGAAGATGCAATCCAACGAACGAGATCTCCAAAGGTTGATCCACGCCCTGCGCAGCAAGGGCATAGGAGATGAGAGGATACTCAAAGCGTTCGTGAGCGTACCTCGTCACCTCTTCGTGCCGCCTGGGCTGGAACATAAAGCCTATACTGACGCAGCCCTTCCCATAGGCGGCTCTCAAACGATCTCCGCCCCATCCACGGTGGCAGCAATGCTTACCGCTCTCCAATTATCTTCTCGAGACCGCGTGCTTGAGATCGGGACAGGTTCGGGCTTTCAGACGGCGCTCTTGACCAAACTGGTCGCCGAGGTCTACAGCATCGAACGCGACCTTTCTCTACTAAAGGAGGTAGGGGAGAGGCTCGTTCGTGCCGGGTGTGGGACAGCACATCTTCGTGCAGGTGACGGGATGCTGGGATGGTCAGAGCATGCCCCTTACGACGCAATCATCGTGAGCGCTGGGACCGAGGAGGTGCCGTCTAACCTGGTGGATCAACTCAAGCCGGGCGGCCGGATGGTTATCCCGTTGAAAGGTCGTCTCAACCTGATAACCAAAACTCGAGGAGGATTGCGCTCACGCGAGCTCTCCGAGTGCCAGTTCGTGCCGCTCCTGCCTGGACACACGGAGAGTTAATCATCCACCAGCTTACTGGTGAAAACCACCTCAGAATCACCGGCTTCGCGGCTATGATTCGATCCCCCTACATGGACCGATAGAAGTAAAGTCCTGCCGGAATATCATCCGTTGCACAGAGAAGTTTGCGGGTGCCAGGTTGAATAGAGCGGCTGTAAACCTCTCGGCCCGAAGCATCGTAGATTTCAACCTGTTCAGAATAAGTTCTTCTCCCGCACGTTGCCGAACGGGTCCCGGATGGAGTTTACCCAAAGCTCAGCACTTAAGCCGAGAGCAAGAAGTAGTATCAAAATACTCATCTTACGTAATATATCTCCTCCTTAATGCAAATAGTTCATCCCCCAGGTGGCTATTGTCAAGGGGTTGGGGTATCCAAACATCGCTTGACATTTGAGGCTAAATTATTAGTATAGTTTATACCTATGACAGGCAAAAGCTCAAGGTCGGTTGACACCAAAGCGAGGGCAAGCAAGAGATCTCACGATTTTTCGGCACTCTCGCGGAGGATACTGCAGTTCGCCAACCGCGGCGCGCCTAGGATTGAGTTCCAGCGCGAGGTCTCAAGGATGCTCATCCGCTTCTCCGGATGCGATGCGGTTGAGCTGCGCATCACCGACGGCAAGCTGCACTACCGGTGGGAAGCCAGGATGGAACCCAATGAGCGCTTTCAGTTCGAGAAACTCCCCTATATACAGGATGAGAAGGGGCTGGCGCTCCCATGCCTGCCGGATGGTTCAAGCCTGGAACAAACCTGTAAGATACTGTTAGGTGGTAACTTTGACAGCTCCTATCCTTACTTCACCAAAACCGGCAGCTTCTGGACTGGCAACCTGAAGGAGGTGCTGAGTTCCCAAACGGGCGAGGAAACCCCTCCTGATCTGGCGTCTACCGGTGATTACTCCTCACTCGCCATGATCCCTTTTGTAATAGACGATAACAATAACGGGCTGATTCAATTAAAAAGCAGAGAGAAGAACTTCTTTACCGTTGAAGAGATAGAGTTCTACGAGGGCGTTGCCCAGACCATAGGGATAGCAATGGCAGGCCGCAGAGCACAGACCAAACTGCGTGAGCGCGTCAAGGAACTCTACTGCCTTTACGGGATAGCCCGACTGGTTGAGGAGCCGGGCATATCTCTTGAGAAGATCCTTCAGGGCATAGCCGATTTGTTGCCACCAGCCATGCGATACCCGGATATAGCCTCGGCTAGGATAATACTGGATGATAAGGATTACTGCTGCCCGCCGGAGTGTCACGAGACCCGCTACCGGCTGGCCGCGGATATCGTAGTCGAGGGAGTGAAACGAGGCGTGGTGGAGGTGTTCTACTCAGAGGAGAAGCCTGAGCTTGAGGTGGAGCTTTTCATCGCAGAGGAGCAGAGCCTTCTGGATGCTGTGGCCGCTCAGCTCGTGCTTATAATCGAACGCAGGCAGTGGGAAGCCGAACGGACCAAGCTTGAGGAACAGCTTCGTCACGCGGATCGCCTGGCTACTCTGGGCCAGCTTGCAGCAGGCGTGGCACACGAGCTTAACGAACCCCTGGAAGGTGTGCTTGGGTTTGCACAGCTTGCCCGCAAATCCGATGGTCTACCCAAGCAGGCAGGAAAAGATATCGAGAAGATCGAAAACGCAGCACTTCACGCCAGGGAGGTGGTAAGGAAGCTTCTCATATTCGCCCGTCAGATGCCCACCCATAAAACACTCCTCAACCTTAACCAGGTGGTGGAAGAAGGACTCTACTTCCTTGAGAGCCGCTGCGAAAAGGAGGGGATCGAGGTGGTGCGCGATCTTGCCGAGGGGCTGGCTGAGATCACCGCCGACCCGTCACAGCTGAACCAGGTGCTTATCAATCTGGTCGTAAATGGACTCCAGGCAATGTCTGGCGGAGGAAGGCTCACCATAAGAACAAGAGCAACAGAGAAGAAGGTTATTCTGATCGTGGAGGATACGGGTGTGGGTATGGACGAGGAGGTTCAAAGACAGATATTCCTGCCCTTCTTTACCACAAAGGAGGTCGGGCAAGGAACCGGTCTTGGGTTGGCCGTGGTTCACGGGATCGTCACCTCACACGGGGGGACGATCGAGGTTGAAAGCAAGGAAGGCAAGGGATCACGCTTCACCGTAAAACTACCCCTTACCCGTACCCCTTCGGGGCATTCTCACAATTACTCGAAGCATACGCTCCGTTCAAAAGGGAATAACACCCGTAACACCCGTACCCCTTCGGGGCATTCTCACAATTACTCGGAGCATACGCTCCGTTCAAAAGGAAATAACACCCGTAACACCCGTAACACGCCTACGCGTCCTGAGGGACGCGATGAAACTAACAAGGAGACCGAATGACGTCACCTGAAAGTGAACGCATCCTGATAGTAGATGACGCTGTTGATACCCTGGAGGTCCTACAGCGTAATCTGGCATCACAGGGCTATCAGGTCTTTACCGCGCAAAACGTGCCGGAAGCCTTAAGGTTGCTTGAAGACACCCAGGTTGATCTGGTGATAACCGATTTAAAGATGCCCGGGGCAAGTGGCCTGGATCTGGTGCGATACGTGCGGGAGAACCTTGCGGACACCGAGGTGATGATGATTACAGGATATGCCACCGTAGAGGGTGCTGTTCAGGCGGTAAAGCAAGGGGCCGAGGAGTATCTTTCAAAGCCCTTTACCGACGAGGAGCTTTTCTTGGCGGTAAGAAAGGCGCTTGACAAACTACGTATGCGCAGGGCCGCGCAGGTATCCGAGGATATCCCGTCGCCTCATGGGATAATCGGCTCCTCAAAGGTCATGCGCGAGGTCTTCGGCGCCATCCATAAGGCGGCGTCAACCCCGGCTACGGTGCTCATCACAGGGGAAAGCGGCACTGGCAAGGAGCTTGTGGCCAGGGCTATCCACTACTCAAGCCCACGTGCCTCACCACCCTTCGTGCCTATCAACTGCGGGGCTATACCGCATGAACTCCTGGAATCGGAACTCTTCGGGTATGTTAAGGGTGCGTTTACCGGCGCGGCAACGACCAGGGCAGGTTTCTTTCAAACCGCAGACGGCGGCACCATCTTCCTTGACGAGATCAGTGAAACAAGTCCGGCCATGCAGGTTAAGCTCTTGCGGGTGCTGCAGGACAAGGAGATCTTCATGCTCGGCTCACGAAAATCCGAAAAGGTTGATGTGAGGATTATTGCCGCAACCAATAAAGACCTACAGGCCCTTGTCAAAAAGCAAAACTTCAGGGAGGACCTTTACTACCGCCTCAACGTCATTACCATTGATCTTCCACCGCTGCGGGAGAGGGATGACGACATACTCCTGATGCTGCGACATTTTACGGAAAAGTTTGCAGAGGAGCTTGGCAAACCCACACCTAGCTTCTCTGACGAAGCGCTTGAGGTTCTAAAGAACTACCACTGGCCCGGTAACGTGCGGGAACTCGAGAACGTAACCCAACGGTTGGTGGTGATGGTGGAGGGGGATACGATAGATGTTAAGGATTTGCCGGCACTTATGCGCTTTTCTCCAAAGGCTCAGGGATTTGAAAGGACCTTGGCCGAGGTGGAGGCAGAACACATACGCAACGTGTTGGCAAGCGTTAACGGCAACAAAACCAAAGCAGCAGAGATACTCCAAATCGACCGAAAGACCTTGCGCGAAAAACTCAGGAAGATGGAAGAATCCCAGTAAGAAGGTGGGGCGTTTCTCCTCACCGGGACACATCTCCCCGCCAATTTTAATCCAGGGGGAGACTGAAGCTGCATCCCAAAGCCCATCCATCCACTTCTAACTATTTAATCTAGCTTGACTTAACTAAGCCATCCTCATCGTAACTCACATTTAGGCTAGCCTGGCACGAATATTGCAAGCTAGGGGGTGAGTCGCTCACAAGGACGGCTCCTGGAAAAGCTCGTGAAAAGAAATCACACGCAAAGGAGGATTTCATGCAGACATCAACAGTTCAAGAGACCAAAAAGGCTGTTAAGCCGAAGTATCGGGGGCTTTGCTCTACCTGCAAGAACGCTGCAACCTGCACCTTTCCTCGTGACCCCGCTCGTCCAATAATGCACTGCGACGAGTTCGACGGCTACGAGGGTCCAAAGACTAGGGTAGTCCCAAGGGTTGCCAAGCCAGAGGCCGCCGACGAGGTGGAGTTCAAAGGACTGTGCCGCAACTGCGAGAACCGTCATCACTGCGTCTTTCCCAAGCCTGCAGGCGGTGTTTGGCAGTGCGACGAGTATTGTTAGCAGGCTAAAGAGATGACAACCTAAAACCCAAGATTAGAGATATGAAAAAGGCGAGCGTTTACGATAACGTAACCAAGCAGTTTAACAAGGCTGCTGATTTGATGCATCTGGATCCTGAGATCCGCAAGGTACTTGCTAGAACCAACAATGAGGTAATCGTCAACTTTCCGGTTAAGATGGACGACGGCCACATCGAGATGTTCACCGGTTACCGGGTGCAGCACAACAACGTGCTTGGCCCTTACAAAGGGGGGCTGCGTTTTCACCCGGCGGTAGACATCGACGAGGTTCGCGCCCTTGCCACCTGGATGACATGGAAGTCGGCCATAGTGAACCTCCCGTTCGGTGGAGCAAAAGGCGGCATCCAGATCGATCCATTCAAGTACTCGGCAAGCGAGCTTGAGCACATCACCCGCCGATTCACCTTTGCCCTGGGCTCGAACATAGGGCCTGAGTTCGACATCCCGGCACCGGACGTAAACACCAACCCTCAGATAATGGCCTGGATCCTGGATACCTACCTCTCCACCATACCTGCCCACGAGCGTCAGGCGGCAGTCCATGTAGTTACCGGCAAGCCTGTCGAGTCGGGTGGGAGCATAGGCCGCAACAAGGCTACTGGCCAGGGTGTGGTCTTTACCATCGAGCAGTGGGCCAAAGATACCAACTTTGATCTTGAGGGTGCGGCATACTTCGTTCAGGGATTCGGGAACGTGGGTTCCTGGGCGTCCCGTCTCCTCAAACCCCACGGTTCAAAGCTCGTTGCTGTCGAGGATGTAAGCGGGGCTATTGCCAATCCAAAGGGGATCGATCCCGACGACCTTTATGAGTATACGCAGAAGAATAAGGGATTGATTGGCGGCTACGCAAAGGCCAAACCTATTGATCACGAAACCTTCCTTGCGACCAAGGCCGACATCTTCATCCCGGCGGCTCTTGAGAACCAGATCACACTAAAGACCGCTCCAATGCTTAACGTGAAGCTGGTTGCCGAAGGCGCAAACGGTCCCACCAATCCGGACGGTGATAAGATTCTTAATGAAAAGGGAACCGATCTTCTTCCAGACGTCCTTTGCAACGCGGGCGGCGTGATCGTAAGCTACTTCGAGTGGCTGCAGAACAAACGCAGCGAGTTCTGGGATCTTGAAGAGGTGGATGGAAAACTGCACCGCAAGATCGTTGCAGGCTACGAACGCGTTCGCGATACGGCTCGAGAGCACAACATAGACTGGCGAACCGCGGCCTACATCGTCGCTCTCTCACGTCTTGAAACGGTATACAAGGAACGTGGAATCTTCCCATGAGCAGCCCCGTAACACCCGTAACACCCGTAACACCCGTAATACACGTAACACACGGTAACAGCAAACCGTAAGGAGTGATGATGAAGAAGGAAACCGGTTTCTACGGCGACGTTCTTGAGGGGCTCCATAATGCCGCGGATTTGATGAAGCTAGACTGTGAGGTTCTCAAAATCCTTACCAAGACTACCAACGAGATTACCGTCA
It encodes:
- a CDS encoding sigma-54-dependent Fis family transcriptional regulator, coding for MTSPESERILIVDDAVDTLEVLQRNLASQGYQVFTAQNVPEALRLLEDTQVDLVITDLKMPGASGLDLVRYVRENLADTEVMMITGYATVEGAVQAVKQGAEEYLSKPFTDEELFLAVRKALDKLRMRRAAQVSEDIPSPHGIIGSSKVMREVFGAIHKAASTPATVLITGESGTGKELVARAIHYSSPRASPPFVPINCGAIPHELLESELFGYVKGAFTGAATTRAGFFQTADGGTIFLDEISETSPAMQVKLLRVLQDKEIFMLGSRKSEKVDVRIIAATNKDLQALVKKQNFREDLYYRLNVITIDLPPLRERDDDILLMLRHFTEKFAEELGKPTPSFSDEALEVLKNYHWPGNVRELENVTQRLVVMVEGDTIDVKDLPALMRFSPKAQGFERTLAEVEAEHIRNVLASVNGNKTKAAEILQIDRKTLREKLRKMEESQ
- a CDS encoding glutamate dehydrogenase, coding for MKKASVYDNVTKQFNKAADLMHLDPEIRKVLARTNNEVIVNFPVKMDDGHIEMFTGYRVQHNNVLGPYKGGLRFHPAVDIDEVRALATWMTWKSAIVNLPFGGAKGGIQIDPFKYSASELEHITRRFTFALGSNIGPEFDIPAPDVNTNPQIMAWILDTYLSTIPAHERQAAVHVVTGKPVESGGSIGRNKATGQGVVFTIEQWAKDTNFDLEGAAYFVQGFGNVGSWASRLLKPHGSKLVAVEDVSGAIANPKGIDPDDLYEYTQKNKGLIGGYAKAKPIDHETFLATKADIFIPAALENQITLKTAPMLNVKLVAEGANGPTNPDGDKILNEKGTDLLPDVLCNAGGVIVSYFEWLQNKRSEFWDLEEVDGKLHRKIVAGYERVRDTAREHNIDWRTAAYIVALSRLETVYKERGIFP
- a CDS encoding protein-L-isoaspartate O-methyltransferase, whose product is MQSNERDLQRLIHALRSKGIGDERILKAFVSVPRHLFVPPGLEHKAYTDAALPIGGSQTISAPSTVAAMLTALQLSSRDRVLEIGTGSGFQTALLTKLVAEVYSIERDLSLLKEVGERLVRAGCGTAHLRAGDGMLGWSEHAPYDAIIVSAGTEEVPSNLVDQLKPGGRMVIPLKGRLNLITKTRGGLRSRELSECQFVPLLPGHTES